The Branchiostoma floridae strain S238N-H82 chromosome 17, Bfl_VNyyK, whole genome shotgun sequence genome has a window encoding:
- the LOC118404873 gene encoding hornerin-like has product MALFNSQSDGSGHSNSQSDVSRYSNSQSDRSRLFNSQSDGSGHSNSQSDVSRYSNSQSDGSGHSNSQSDGSGHSNSQSDGSGYSNRQSDGSGHSNSQSDVSRYSNSQSDGSGHSNSQSDGSGHSNSQSDGSGHSNSQSDVSRYSNSQSDGSGHSNSQSDGSGHSNSQSDGSGYSNSQSDGSGHSNSQSDVSRYSNSQSDGSGHSNSQSDVSRYSNCQSDGSGHSNSQSDGSGYSNSQSDGSGHSNSQSDVSRYSNSQSDGSGHSNSQSEVSRYSNCHSDGSGRTNSQSDGSGHSNSLSDGFGHSNSQSDVSRYSNSQSDGSGHSNSQSDVSRYSNCHSDGSGRTNSQSDVSRYSNSQFDGSGHSNSQSDVSRYSNSQSDGSGHSNSQHSNVSRYSNSQSDGSGHSNSEFDGSGHSNSQSDVSRYSNSQSDGSGHSNSQSDGSGHSNSQSNGSECSNSQSEGSGYSYSTGTGL; this is encoded by the exons ATGGC ACTCTTCAACAGTCAGTCGGACGGATCCGGACACTCCAACAGTCAGTCAGACGTTTCCCGATACTCCAACAGTCAGTCGGACCGATCCAGACTCTTCAACAGTCAGTCGGACGGATCCGGACACTCCAACAGTCAGTCAGACGTATCCCGATACTCCAACAGTCAGTCGGACGGATCCGGACACTCCAACAGTCAGTCGGACGGATCCGGACACTCCAACAGTCAGTCGGACGGATCCGGATACTCCAACCGTCAGTCGGACGGATCCGGACACTCCAACAGTCAGTCAGACGTATCCCGATACTCCAACAGTCAGTCGGACGGATCCGGACACTCCAACAGTCAGTCGGACGGATCCGGACACTCCAACAGTCAGTCGGACGGATCCGGACACTCCAACAGTCAGTCAGACGTATCCCGATACTCCAACAGTCAGTCAGACGGATCCGGACACTCCAACAGTCAGTCGGACGGATCCGGACACTCCAACAGTCAGTCGGACGGATCCGGATACTCCAACAGTCAGTCGGACGGATCCGGACACTCCAACAGTCAGTCGGACGTATCCCGATACTCCAACAGTCAGTCGGACGGATCCGGACACTCCAACAGTCAGTCAGACGTATCCCGATACTCCAACTGTCAGTCGGACGGATCCGGACACTCCAACAGTCAGTCGGACGGATCCGGATACTCCAACAGTCAGTCGGACGGATCCGGACACTCCAACAGTCAGTCAGACGTATCCCGATACTCCAACAGTCAGTCGGACGGATCCGGACACTCCAACAGTCAGTCAGAGGTATCCCGATACTCCAACTGTCATTCCGACGGATCTGGACGCACCAACAGTCAGTCCGACGGATCCGGACACTCCAACAGTCTATCGGACGGATTCGGACACTCCAACAGTCAGTCAGACGTATCCCGATACTCCAACAGTCAGTCGGACGGATCCGGACACTCCAACAGTCAGTCAGACGTATCCCGATACTCCAACTGTCATTCTGACGGATCTGGACGCACCAACAGTCAGTCAGACGTATCCCGATACTCCAACAGTCAGTTTGACGGATCCGGACACTCCAACAGTCAGTCAGACGTATCCCGATACTCCAACAGTCAGTCGGACGGATCCGGACACTCCAACAGTCAACACTCCAACGTATCCCGATACTCCAACAGTCAGTCCGACGGATCCGGACACTCCAACAGTGAGTTTGACGGATCCGGACACTCCAACAGTCAGTCAGACGTATCCCGATACTCCAACAGTCAGTCGGACGGATCCGGACACTCCAACAGTCAGTCGGACGGATCCGGACACTCCAACAGTCAGTCCAACGGATCCGAATGCTCCAACAGTCAGTCGGAGGGATCCGGATACTCCTACA